In one Rutidosis leptorrhynchoides isolate AG116_Rl617_1_P2 chromosome 8, CSIRO_AGI_Rlap_v1, whole genome shotgun sequence genomic region, the following are encoded:
- the LOC139864722 gene encoding uncharacterized protein: MVSLTKDALDIASSNFNIVALDLLDKIDKDEEEEIVQPIPKAPRRFIHRDREGTAMQYMRKPTPQDVARLVSAHAELHGFPGMLGSLDCMHWAWKNCPYKYKGHYTRGDHGYPTIMLEAVASYDLWIWHAYFGPDGSNNDINVLNQFDLFNELLQDTAPPCNFSVSGSKFKKYQEAAQKDIERAFGVLQGRWQIIKNPCRQFYVERIRRIMHASVILHNMITEDNGRAMCSLEENYKPARHPNRSIEERVQAHMRINKELRDSSIHHLLRQKLIEHI; the protein is encoded by the exons ATGGTTAGTCTTACGAAAGATGCGTTGGATATTGCAAGTTCTAATTTCAATATCGTCGCACTCGATCTACTTGATAAGATAGATAAAGATGAAGAGGAAGAAATCGTTCAACCAATTCCAAAGGCGCCTAGAAGATTTATTCATAGAGACCGAGAGGGAACCGCGATGC AGTATATGAGAAAACCGACTCCACAAGACGTAGCACGCCTTGTATCCGCACATGCGGAATTACATGGTTTTCCGGGAATGTTGGGTAGtctagattgtatgcattgggcatgGAAAAATTGCCCATATAAATATAAAGGTCATTATACTAGAGGCGATCATGGTTATCCAACAATCATGTTAGAAGCTGTGGCATCTTATGATTTATGGATTTGGCACGCTTATTTTGGACCTGATGGTTCAAACAACGACATCAATGTCCTTAATCAATTTGATTTATTTAACGAGTTACTTCAAGACACGGCTCCACCGTGTAATTTTTCGGTTAGTGGAT CAAAATTTAAAAAGTATCAAGAAGCTGCTCAGAAAGATATTGAACGGGCATTCGGTGTGCTTCAAGGTCGATGGCAAATAATAAAAAACCCGTGCCGACAATTTTATGTCGAAAGAATCCGAAGAATTATGCACGCTAGTGTTATATTGCATAATATGATCACCGAAGACAATGGACGTGCAATGTGTTCACTTGAAGAGAATTACAAGCCAGCTCGTCATCCAAATCGCTCAATCGAGGAAAGGGTTCAAGCGCACATGCGCATTAATAAAGAATTGCGAGATTCGTCCATTCATCATCTACTACGACAAAAGCTCATCGAACACATTTGA
- the LOC139864721 gene encoding uncharacterized protein, whose amino-acid sequence MSITSSSTPRNHNHLKLLHSFSKPLIYTLFLILSTAAATATTITSGSNHEATFLFNWLHSSFSNLKLDTTTTNNNNSPCNWTYITCNSLGFVTQINIQSIPLQVSLPTNLSSLSNLQKLKITDANITGTLPDDISGASKLISIDLSSNSLVGPIPASIGNLENLQDLILNSNQLTGNIPKEIGNCKSLKNLVIFDNQITGNIPVELGQLQNLEVIRAGGNKDLTGKIPDEIGNCGNLTIIGLADTRLSGSIPSSLGKLKKLQTLSIYTTMLSGEIPPEIGNCSELLEVYLYENSLSGPIVPEFGYLQKLEKLLLWQNNFVGKIPEEIGNCSKLKMFDVSLNSLSGTIPWSIGNLVELEEFMISNNNVSGSIPTAISNAISLRQLQLDTNQISGLIPPDIGKLINLEVFFAWDNQLEESLPVSLSNCSNLQALDLSHNSLTGSIPPGLYQLQNLTKLLLISNDISGSIPKEIGSCVSLVRLRLGDNRLTGEIPKEIEGLKSINFLDLSSNHLSGVIPDEISGCNELQMVDFSNNMLKGSLPNTLSSLSSLQVLDVSGNQFSGPIPASIGRLVSLNKLILSTNAFSGIIPPSLGLCSSLQLLDLSNNKLTGEIPKELCNINSLEIALNLSGNGLTGPLPAQISTLNKLSLIDISYNKLNGNLSSLANLENLVSLNISHNDFSGYLPDTKLFRQLSDADLAGNQPLCSYGKDSCFLNDVGKTRNGEDEYKSRNSKRLGLMIAMLVIFTVALMIMGIMAVLRRKRNVIKGDDESELGETWPWQFTPFQKLNISVEQVLKCLVDSNVIGKGYSGVVYRADMDNGDVIAVKKLWPSLTVNGGCNQEKAVTRDSFSAEVKTLGTIRHKNIVRFLGCCWNRNTQLLMYDYMPNGSLGSVLHERKGTSLEWELRYKILLGAAQGVAYLHHDCVPPIVHRDIKANNILIGLQFEPYIADFGLAKLVDANDFARSSKTIAGSYGYIAPEYGYMMKITEKSDVYSYGVVILEVLTGKQPIDPTIPNGLHIVDWVRQKKGRPEVLDRSLLSRPESDIEEMVQALGIALLCVNSASEERPTMKDVAAMLKEIKRERDQEFAKPDASLKIAVKNGVSPTTSSNDLL is encoded by the exons ATGTCGATAACATCTAGCTCAACACCCCGTAACCATAACCATCTTAAACTTCTTCATTCTTTCTCAAAACCATTAATCTACACCCTTTTCTTGATTCTCTCAACCGcagccgccaccgccaccaccattaCTAGTGGTTCCAACCATGAAGCAACCTTTCTCTTCAATTGGCTCCATAGTTCTTTTTCAAATTTAAAACTTGACACCACCAccaccaataataataatagccCATGTAACTGGACTTACATAACATGCAACTCACTTGGTTTTGTAACTCAAATCAATATCCAATCAATCCCTTTACAAGTTTCTTTACCCACCAATCTTTCTTCACTTTCCAATCTCCAAAAACTAAAAATAACAGATGCAAACATCACAGGAACTCTTCCGGATGACATATCCGGTGCAAGCAAACTCATTTCCATTGATTTAAGTTCTAATAGTCTTGTGGGTCCCATCCCAGCATCCATTGGCAACCTTGAAAACCTTCAAGATTTGATCTTGAACTCCAACCAACTCACAGGAAACATTCCAAAAGAAATCGGAAACTGTAAAAGCCTCAAGAATCTTGTCATATTCGACAACCAAATAACTGGAAACATCCCAGTTGAATTAGGACAGTTGCAAAACCTTGAAGTTATTCGTGCCGGTGGAAACAAAGACCTTACCGGAAAAATCCCGGACGAAATAGGAAACTGCGGTAACCTGACTATAATCGGCCTTGCGGATACAAGGTTATCTGGGTCAATTCCTAGTTCTTTAGGTAAGTTAAAAAAACTCCAAACATTATCCATATACACAACCATGTTATCAGGTGAGATTCCACCTGAGATTGGTAACTGTTCAGAGCTTCTAGAAGTTTACCTGTACGAAAATAGTCTTTCGGGTCCGATAGTACCCGAGTTTGGATACCTCCAGAAGCTTGAAAAATTGCTGCTTTGGCAGAATAATTTTGTTGGAAAAATACCTGAAGAGATAGGAAACTGTAGTAAACTGAAAATGTTTGATGTTTCTTTGAACTCATTGTCTGGTACAATACCATGGTCTATAGGGAATCTTGTTGAGTTAGAAGAGTTCATGATTAGTAATAACAACGTATCTGGTTCGATACCGACAGCTATTTCAAATGCTATCAGTCTTCGACAGTTGCAGCTTGATACTAATCAAATTTCGGGTCTGATTCCTCCTGATATTGGAAAGTTGATTAATCTTGAAGTGTTTTTCGCTTGGGATAATCAGCTTGAAGAAAGTTTGCCTGTAAGTTTGAGTAATTGTAGTAATCTACAAGCATTAGACTTGTCACATAATTCATTAACTGGTAGTATTCCACCAGGGTTGTATCAATTACAAAACCTAACCAAATTGCTTCTGATTTCGAATGATATTTCGGGTTCAATACCTAAAGAAATCGGGAGCTGTGTATCTTTAGTGAGGCTACGGTTGGGCGATAACCGACTAACTGGTGAAATCCCGAAAGAAATAGAGGGTTTAAAAAGTATAAACTTTCTTGATTTGTCAAGTAATCATCTTTCTGGGGTGATACCTGATGAAATTTCTGGTTGTAACGAGTTACAAATGGTAGATTTCAGCAATAATATGTTAAAAGGCTCGTTACCGAATACTTTATCATCTTTATCTAGTCTTCAAGTATTGGATGTTTCTGGCAATCAATTTTCGGGTCCAATCCCAGCTAGCATCGGGCGTTTAGTTTCGTTAAACAAGTTAATACTGAGCACGAATGCGTTTTCTGGTATAATCCCGCCTTCACTTGGTCTATGTTCAAGTCTCCAGTTGCTTGATTTGAGTAACAATAAACTAACAGGTGAAATCCCTAAAGAGCTATGCAACATTAATTCACTTGAGATTGCCCTAAACCTGAGCGGCAATGGACTAACCGGGCCCCTGCCGGCTCAAATATCCACACTCAACAAGCTTTCTCTTATTGATATTTCATACAATAAGCTTAATGGAAACTTGAGTTCACTCGCAAATCTTGAAAATCTCGTGTCGTTGAACATATCACACAACGATTTCAGTGGTTATCTACCTGATACAAAACTTTTCAGGCAATTATCTGATGCGGATTTAGCCGGGAATCAACCGTTGTGTTCTTATGGGAAGGACTCGTGTTTCTTGAACGATGTTGGGAAAACAAGAAACGGGGAAGATGAGTATAAATCAAGGAATAGTAAGAGATTAGGGCTAATGATTGCAATGCTTGTTATATTCACAGTTGCATTGATGATAATGGGGATAATGGCAGTTTTAAGGAGAAAGAGGAATGTTATCAAAGGTGATGATGAGTCTGAATTAGGAGAGACATGGCCATGGCAGTTCACTCCATTTCAGAAACTAAACATTTCTGTAGAACAAGTTTTGAAATGTTTAGTAGACTCTAATGTAATTGGAAAAGGCTACTCAGGGGTCGTATATCGTGCTGACATGGACAATGGCGACGTAATTGCTGTAAAGAAGCTTTGGCCGTCGCTGACAGTTAATGGGGGCTGCAACCAAGAGAAAGCAGTCACTCGAGACTCGTTTTCAGCAGAGGTGAAAACTCTAGGCACCATTAGACACAAGAACATTGTTCGATTCTTGGGTTGTTGTTGGAATCGAAACACGCAATTACTTATGTATGATTACATGCCTAACGGAAGTTTAGGAAGCGTCCTACATGAAAGGAAAGGAACATCTTTAGAATGGGAATTAAGGTACAAAATCTTGCTAGGTGCAGCACAAGGAGTTGCTTATTTACACCATGATTGTGTTCCTCCAATTGTTCACAGAGACATCAAAGCAAATAACATCCTCATCGGCCTTCAATTCGAGCCATATATTGCAGATTTCGGCCTTGCAAAGCTTGTTGACGCCAATGATTTTGCTCGTTCCTCTAAAACCATAGCAGGTTCATACGGATACATTGCACCAG AATATGGATACATGATGAAGATAACAGAAAAAAGTGATGTATACAGCTACGGTGTAGTTATACTAGAAGTATTAACAGGTAAACAGCCAATTGATCCAACAATACCAAATGGGCTACACATAGTTGACTGGGTGAGACAAAAAAAGGGCAGACCGGAAGTTTTGGACCGGAGTTTATTATCAAGGCCGGAGTCAGACATTGAAGAAATGGTTCAGGCTTTAGGGATTGCGTTATTGTGTGTGAATTCTGCATCGGAAGAAAGACCGACGATGAAAGATGTGGCGGCGATGTTGAAAGAGATTAAGCGAGAAAGAGATCAAGAGTTTGCAAAACCTGATGCTTCGTTGAAGATCGCCGTAAAAAATGGAGTTTCGCCGACGACATCCAGTAATGACTTGCTGTGA